One window of the Candidatus Woesearchaeota archaeon genome contains the following:
- a CDS encoding 50S ribosomal protein L18 yields MAKSIARTVPQRRKREGRTNYRKRLALLKSRKPRLVVRKSNKHVVVQLVQYAPDGDVVIEALNSKLLEKKGWKHSTKSIPACYLTGLAFGSKALAKGVKEAVLDLGLHPPVKGSRIYAVLKGVVDAGLNVPCQENVFPAKDRLAGKHISETVAADWEKMRAELAAQKKKTAKETAEGGEDS; encoded by the coding sequence ATGGCAAAAAGCATTGCGCGGACGGTTCCGCAAAGAAGAAAGAGGGAGGGTCGAACGAATTATCGTAAGCGGCTCGCCCTCCTCAAGTCGCGAAAGCCGCGGCTTGTCGTGCGAAAGAGCAATAAACACGTTGTGGTCCAGCTCGTTCAATACGCTCCTGATGGAGATGTTGTCATAGAAGCGTTGAATTCAAAACTGCTTGAAAAGAAAGGGTGGAAGCATAGCACGAAGAGTATTCCTGCGTGCTACTTAACCGGCTTGGCGTTCGGGAGTAAGGCGCTTGCGAAGGGAGTGAAGGAGGCGGTGCTTGATTTGGGACTTCACCCCCCTGTGAAGGGTTCTCGCATATATGCGGTCCTGAAAGGAGTTGTTGATGCCGGCCTGAACGTGCCCTGTCAAGAAAATGTGTTTCCTGCAAAGGACCGCCTCGCAGGGAAGCACATCAGTGAAACAGTCGCTGCTGATTGGGAGAAGATGCGGGCGGAGTTGGCTGCTCAAAAAAAGAAGACGGCCAAGGAGACGGCCGAGGGCGGCGAAGATTCATAG
- the rpsE gene encoding 30S ribosomal protein S5 gives MKEEKKEGSEEAGKIEPRVVADGKHQEGSKPQVEQVVPEEEAEQDEWKPRTRLGLQVKNREITNIDQILDAGIPIMEPEITERLLDLDVELLLIGQSRGKFGGGQRRIFKQTQKKTKEGNKPKFTTLAVVGDRNGHIGFGMGKSKETVPAREKAIRKAKMNVFKIRRGAGSWEDASEDPHSIPFKVSGKCGSVEVVFMPAPKGKGLVAHSELQKVLELAGVKNVWSKTKGMTRHRVNLIKAAERALRKLCAVRVQPKHYDRLSMQDGSVQGVSEKSVEGGEA, from the coding sequence ATGAAGGAAGAAAAAAAAGAAGGAAGTGAAGAGGCTGGGAAGATTGAGCCAAGAGTGGTCGCTGATGGAAAGCACCAGGAGGGTTCGAAACCCCAGGTCGAGCAAGTAGTGCCTGAAGAAGAGGCGGAGCAGGACGAGTGGAAGCCGAGGACGCGCCTTGGTTTGCAGGTGAAGAACCGAGAAATAACAAACATTGATCAAATTCTTGACGCAGGCATTCCGATAATGGAGCCTGAAATTACTGAGCGCTTGCTTGACTTGGATGTTGAGCTCTTGCTCATCGGGCAGAGCAGGGGGAAGTTTGGAGGCGGCCAGCGTCGAATCTTTAAGCAAACCCAGAAGAAGACGAAAGAAGGGAATAAGCCCAAGTTCACTACGCTTGCAGTTGTTGGTGATCGCAATGGTCATATCGGCTTTGGCATGGGGAAGTCCAAAGAAACAGTGCCAGCTCGCGAGAAAGCAATTAGGAAGGCGAAGATGAACGTGTTCAAAATCAGGAGAGGTGCTGGCTCTTGGGAAGACGCGAGCGAGGATCCCCACAGCATCCCGTTTAAGGTGTCTGGGAAGTGCGGGTCTGTCGAGGTCGTGTTCATGCCCGCGCCGAAAGGAAAGGGGTTGGTTGCCCACAGCGAGCTCCAAAAAGTGCTTGAGCTTGCAGGTGTGAAAAACGTTTGGTCGAAGACGAAGGGGATGACTCGGCACCGTGTTAATCTTATCAAGGCGGCTGAACGAGCGCTGAGAAAGCTTTGTGCTGTTCGAGTCCAGCCGAAACATTATGACCGGTTGTCCATGCAGGATGGCAGTGTTCAGGGTGTTTCGGAAAAGAGCGTTGAAGGTGGTGAAGCATGA
- the rpl30p gene encoding 50S ribosomal protein L30 (L30 binds domain II of the 23S rRNA and the 5S rRNA; similar to eukaryotic protein L7), with amino-acid sequence MSDAPKGKADEKSQAGAGRGKAPLVAVVLVRGLIGVDVDIKKALSLLRLRKKFACSVLPLSPSVKGLLQKVKDYVTFGEISPELLAELEKKRRKVSPSKAKMATFTLHPPRGGFEKKGCKAPFSAGGVLGNRKGKMGDLLKRMM; translated from the coding sequence ATGAGTGACGCGCCTAAAGGTAAGGCGGATGAGAAAAGTCAAGCCGGCGCTGGGAGAGGGAAGGCGCCCTTGGTCGCGGTTGTTTTGGTGCGTGGCTTGATAGGGGTTGATGTCGATATCAAAAAGGCGCTTTCCTTGTTGAGGTTGCGTAAGAAGTTCGCATGCTCTGTTCTTCCTCTTTCGCCGTCGGTGAAGGGCTTGTTGCAGAAGGTGAAGGATTACGTCACCTTTGGCGAGATTAGTCCGGAACTCCTTGCCGAATTGGAGAAGAAGCGCAGAAAAGTTTCGCCTAGCAAGGCAAAGATGGCGACGTTCACACTCCACCCTCCAAGAGGCGGGTTTGAGAAAAAGGGCTGTAAGGCGCCGTTTTCAGCAGGAGGCGTGTTGGGAAATAGAAAGGGGAAGATGGGTGACTTGCTCAAGAGGATGATGTAA
- the rpl15p gene encoding 50S ribosomal protein L15 (late assembly protein), with protein MMRKRKKVVKYRGSKTHGGGSMKKRRGAGNRGGRGLGGSGKRGDAKKPSLWKVRPKQGKRGFTSKRPRRKGINVGSLSRLVQRRDVSGALQKEGGRIVVDLSKLGFEKLLGGGECTVKLLVRAKECSKRAKEKVDHAGGIVEVFTAPSQKPVAEEGRAGSVKGEQS; from the coding sequence ATGATGAGAAAGCGAAAAAAAGTGGTCAAGTATCGCGGGAGCAAGACGCACGGCGGCGGGAGCATGAAGAAGCGCAGGGGCGCTGGCAATCGCGGCGGGCGAGGGCTTGGAGGCAGTGGTAAGAGGGGCGACGCCAAAAAACCCAGTCTTTGGAAGGTCAGGCCTAAGCAAGGGAAGAGAGGGTTTACGAGTAAGAGGCCGAGGCGCAAGGGGATTAATGTTGGTTCGCTCTCACGTCTCGTTCAGCGCAGAGACGTTTCGGGAGCGTTGCAAAAGGAAGGTGGAAGAATTGTTGTAGACCTCTCGAAGTTGGGCTTTGAAAAGCTCCTCGGAGGTGGCGAGTGCACAGTGAAACTTCTCGTGCGAGCAAAGGAGTGTTCGAAACGCGCAAAGGAGAAAGTGGATCATGCAGGCGGCATTGTTGAAGTATTCACGGCACCTTCCCAAAAGCCCGTTGCAGAAGAGGGACGTGCAGGGAGTGTGAAGGGAGAGCAAAGCTGA